In Leifsonia sp. AK011, the genomic stretch CGGGCGCGGCTCTTGAGTTCCTCGACCGTCCAGTCGTCGTAGTCGCCAGCCTTCCCGCCGCGTCGGCCTACCGTCGATCGGCCATCGCGGGCGGCCGCATTGGAGATGCGTGCGGCCTTCTGTGCAGAGTTGCCCTCGTCGCGGAGCTTCTCGTAGAGCTCCGGATCCTTGAGCGAGGGGTTGGGGTTCGACCGTGGCATGGTGTGCTCCTTCCTTGTGCGGTCCTTCCTAGAACGGCCGTCCGCCGGTCACGGGGATAACGCCCCCGGACATGTACGAGCCGTCGTCCGATGCGAGCAGCACATAGGCCGGGGCCAGCTCGGCCGGCTGCCCGGGGCGACCGAGCGGGGTTTCCTGCCCGAACTCCGCGACCTTGTCCGGCCAGTCGGTCGCCGGGATGAGCGGCGTCCAGATCGGGCCGGGAGCCACCGCATTCACGCGGATGCCACGGGGCCCGAGCTCCTCGGCCATCGCCTTCACGAACGCGACCTGCGCAGCCTTCGTCATCGCGTAGTCGATGAGGCCGGCCGACGGTTCGGCCGCCTGGATCGAACTCGTGACGATGATGCTCGAGCCCGCGTCGAGGTGGGGGAGCGAGTACTTCGCGAGCCACAGCAAGCCGTAGAGGTTGGTCTCGAAGACCCGCTGAAACTCCGCCGTCTCGAGGGTCTCCAAGGAATCGCGGCTCTTCTGGTACGCCGCGTTCGGCACGAGGATGTCGATTCCCCCGAGCTCCGCGACGGTCAGCTCCACCGCTCGGCGACAGAACTCCTCGTCGCGTACGTCGCCGGGGATGAGCAGCGCTCGCCGCCCGGCCTCGGTGATCAGGGTGGCTGTGGATGCGGCATCCTCTTCTTCCTCGGGAAGGTGCACGATCGCGACATCCGCTCCCTCCCGCGCGAAGGCGATCGCGACGGCCCGGCCGATGCCGGAGTCGCCGCCCGTGATGAGTGCCCGCCGCCCGTGGAGCTTGCCAGCTCCCACGTAGCTCGATTCGCCGTGGTCGGGTGTGGGTGTGGTCTCGCTCGTGAGTCCCGGCTGGCTCATGGGTGTTCCGTCGAAGCCGTCGGAGGGGTGTTCGGATCGGGGGTCGGTCGCGGACATCGTTCTCTCCTGTCGTTGTCGTGCGGTGGTCAAGCGGACGGGCGGGTCGGCAGGTACGGATGCTCCTTCAGTACCCCTGCGAGGTGGGTCGCATTCGTTGCCGCGAGCAGGGTGGCGTTCGCCACCTCCTCTGGTGTCTCCTCGAGGTCCCGGTAGTCGGTGGTCTGCATGGCGCGGCCCACCCAGTAGGTGGCCCCCTGCGACGGGATTGTGAAGCCGACATCCGAGAGTCCCTGAGAGATGTCCGCCACGGCCTTGTGAGCGCCGTCCTCGTTGCCGACGACGGCAACGACAGCCACCTTGCCGGCGAGGATGGCACGACCCTCGTCGTCGAAGGTGGAGAGTTCGGCATCCAATCGTTCGAGCACGCGCTGTGCCTCGCTCGCCGCGTGCCCCATCCAGATCGGCGTGGCGACGACGAGGATGTCGGCGTCGAGGATGAGCGAGCGGATGCGCGGCCAGCCATCCCCGTCGCCCTCGTTTGCGGTGACGCCCGGGGCGATGCCCGCATCCACCGTTCGCACCGACGAGCCGCTCACTCCGAGCGACTCGAAGGTCTCGAGCAGCTGGTCAGTGAGCAGTTGGGTACTCGACGGTTCGGGCGACGCCTTGAGTGTGCAGACGAGGGCAACAACGGACAGATCTCGGTTCACCATGCTTCGACGCTACGGACGTTCGTGCCAGCCCACGAGGGGTTGACAGTGCGGGCGAATGCCGCAATCCGGCGCCGATGTAGCGGACTGCCGGTATCGGTGTCAAGCCATTTACAGGGCCTCACGTTCAGGGTCAACTGGACACAAGCACCCCCCATCGGGGGTACCGCAGAGGGGACTCAGACATGACCATCACGCACGCCCGCCCGATCACCTCGGCACCGGAGCCCGTCGTCTCCCCCCTCCGCGATGGCGTCTACCAGGTCTTGTTCGAAGGACAGGTGCTCGGTTTTGTCGAGCCCGTCGGTCCGGTGTTTGTGGCGCTCATGGGCCGTACGGCTCACGTGGCGTGCGAGGTGGGCCAGTCGCTCTCGTGGGAGACGAGCGTTCGAATGATCCTGACCGCTTCGCGCACACCGCGCAGCGCATCACAGACCGTGGCTTGACATGCGTGAAAGCCCGACTCGGGTAACAATGTGATCATGGGCACCCTCACTTACGACTCCACGCTCGCGGCGGACTTCGACGACCGCACGCTGGCGCACCTCCAGATCGTCATCGGCGCGAAGTTGCGCCGCAACGAGGCCTTCTTCTTCAGCTGGAAGGATGACTCGGCCATAGGGGACGGGCGCTCCGTGATCTGGCTGCACCCCTCGATCCCCATCGCGTTCAAGTTCTTCGGAAGCCGACCCCCCTCGCTCAACCGCGAGTGGGTGGACGAGATGCTTCTCATGGCCAACACTCCGGCGGGCCTCCAGATCACGGCGGAGCCGTCGTCGCTTGCCGCGAACGGAGAGTCCGCATGATGCGCACGACGATCCTGTACGACGGAGCAGAGTACGTCGTGGCGAAGACGGCCGCAGAGGTGCGGGCAAACCTCGACGAGATCCTCGCCACGGGCAAGCCCGGGTGGATCGTGGTGAACCACGGTCGGGGCAAGCTGCAGCAGGCCGAGATTCTCGTGTCCTCCGGCATCCCGATCAGCCTCATCGACACGAGCGATTCCGACTGAACCCACTGACCACGCCCGCCAACGGTGCCGCGGGCACAACAAAGGGCGGTGAGCCGAAGCTCACCGCCCTTTGTTTCAGCTACTCGAGCTGATCAGCCTCACTGGGCTGAGTGGTCACTTAGGCGCGACGTGAACCGCGCGTCACCAGGCCGTAGATCAGCAGCACAACGATGGCGCCACCGATGGCAAGAAGCCACGTGGTGATGTCGAAGAAGCCCTCGAGGCCAACGCCGAAGATGGCGCTACCGAGGAATCCGCCCAACAGGGCTCCGACGATGCCGAGGATGAGGGTGATGACCCATCCGCCGCCCTGTGAACCGGGCAGGATCGCCTTCGCGATCGCCCCTGCTGCCAGCCCCAAAATAATCCAGGCGATGATGCCCATGACGACCTCCCAGTCGATCATCTCTTGCTGTTCCGGGTCTCGGAACCTCAACTACTGAACCACCCTCTGCCCCCCGGACGGGAGGGGTTGTGTCTTGTGGTGGGGGCTGGTAGAGGGCCTTTCACGATCGCAGGAGGGCCAGGAGCGCCGTCATGCTCTTCGAGCCGCCCACTGTCTGGCCCTGCTGGAACTTCTCGAAGACGAGCGGATGGATGTAACTGGCCTTCGCCACGGTCGTCGTGTTGCCGAGCATCCCCGCCGCGGCCTCCACGGAGGCACGGATCGCGGCCTGGACCTCCCGCTCGCTCTCCGGTGTCACGGCGGGCAGTGTCGCTGCCGCAATGGCCGTGGCGTGGAGCGTGCGGAAGTCCTTCGCGCTGAACTGCTCGCCAGCACACAGTCGCACGTAGGTGTTCACGTCGGAGGTGTGCAGCGGGCGTCGGCGACGGCCATCGGCCCAGGCGAGGAGTCGACTTGCCGGGGCGCGCCCCTCGACGAGTTGGCCGACGGCGGTCGCGAGGTCGGCGTTCCTCACCGTGATCGAGGCGAGCTGTTTGCTCTTGGCCCTGAACGCGAAGCCCACGGTCGAGCCGTCGACCGTGGCGTGCCGACGCAGGAGCGTGCACAGCCCGCGGGAGCCGTAGACGGTCGCGTACTCCTCGCCGCCGATGCGCATGGCGGTCACGTCGAGTATCCGGAACGCGGTGGCGAGCACGCGGGCGTGAGAGAGCGGCGGCTCCGCGAAGTCCCGCGCCGCGCGGCGCCGGGCGCTCGGGAGAGCCTCGGCGAGATCGAGAGCGCGCTCGAACTTTGCCTCGTCCTGCGCTTCGCGCCAGGCCGGGTGGTAGATGTACTGGCGTCGGCCCGCCTCATCCAGACCGACCGCGAGGATGTGCGCGGACCTGCTCGGGGCGATCCAGACGTCGGTCCAGGCCGGTGGGATGGCGAGGGCATCCAGTCGCTTCCTGACGGCGTCGGCAACGCTCGCACCCGTCGGGTCCCGGTAGTCGAACGAGGTGCCGCGACGGACGCGGCTGATACCCGGCGCCTCGTAGGGCCTGGCTTGGCTGAGTCTCACGCTCTCGAATGTAGGTCGGGTCGCGCGGCGCGTCAGGGGGTTGACGTGGTGGCAACTGTGGGTTGAGTAGCCGCGGGCGAAGCCCCGGCGTTATCGAAACCAAGCCAACGTGATCGATGCTGCGCGTTGGTGAGGTTTCGATAACGGCCGCTTCGCGGGCCTACTCAACCAGCAGGCGGATCTACCCCCAGAAGCCTTCGTGCACCTCGGCCGCCTCGCGCTCCAGCGCGGGCCCCGCCACGACGACGGTGCCGCCACCCGCCGCGAACACGTCGCGACTCGGCAGGTCCAGCGTCGGCTCGTCCGAGACGACGGCGACGATCTCGATGAGCGCCTGTTCGGGCAGGGCGTAGACCATGCGACCGATTCCGGCCCAGTAGATGGCACCAGCGCACATCGCGCAGGGCTCCGTGCTCGTGTACAGGGTGCTGGTGCGCAGCTCCGTGGCATCCAACACCGCCGCCGCCAGACGGACGAGGTTGGTCTCGGCGTGACCCGTGGGGTCCCGCTCGGTGACGACGCTGTTCAGGCCGCGGATGACACGCCCATGCGCTGTGACAAGCACGGCTCCGAACGGGTGATTGCCGCCCTGCCGGGCCTCCCACGCTGCGGCGATGGCCTCGCGGAGGTGACCCTCGTCGACCGTGGAGACCGCGGTCGGGTCATCCGCCGTCAACTGCGGTGCTTGGCCGCGAGCTCGCTGAACTGCTTCTCCAGCTCATGCGCCTTCTCGTCGTCGCGACCGGGGCCAGCGGCGACGTTTCCCGCCTGGGTCGCCAGGGCCTCGAGTCGTGCGTAGTGCTCTGTGTCGCCCTGCCCGTCGTGCTTGAGCTGCTCGAGGATGGCGCGGTGCTTCTTGGAGATCGACATGGGTCGATCGTGGCACAGATCAGACTCCCGGGACAGAGAGAAGGTGCCCTACTCGTGGGTGTCGCGCGGGATCGGTTCGGGCGTGGTGAAACCGTCGGGACCCAGCATGGTGGGGGTCGCGTCCGAGTCCGGATCCGCGGCACTCTTCGACGTCGGTGTGGAGAGTCCGTTGCCGGGTGAGGTGTTGTTCGTGTCCATGTCACCACGCTAGGTCGGGGGCTCCCCGGGCCGCGAGGGGTTGACGCCGCCCCGCGAGATGAGTGTCAACCCCTCGACCCCGGGGTCGACCTCGCGTAGCGTCGACGACGTGGACACCCCGGAGCCCAGCCCTCACGCCGACGAGATGACGGACGACGACAAGCGCACCGACCAACTCACGCGTGCTCCGAAGTCGGACCCGGAGGATGCGGCTCCCCGCATCACCACGACCCAGCTCGGCGGGGTCACCCGGATCGACGTTGCCGACACCGCCGCGGTGCGACCGGGCAATCCCGACAAGCAGCACGGATCGTGACGCACGAGGTCGATGCGATCGTCGTCGGCGCGGGCCCGAACGGCCTCGCGTCCGCGGTGACGCTCGCGCGAGCTGGACTCTCCGTCACGGTCTACGAGCGCGCTGCGACGATCGGCGGGGGTTCCCGCACCCAGGAACTCACCCTTCCCGGGTTCCACCACGACGTCTGCTCCGCCGTTCACCCACTCGCCCTCGCCAGCGGATTCTTCCGCCGTTTCGAGCTCGCCAAGCGCATCGATCTCGTGGTCCCTGAGCTCTCCTACGGTCACCCGCTCGACGGGGGACGGGCGGGCCTCGCGTGGCGCGACCTCGACCGTACCGTCGAGGAGTTGGGGCGCGATGGTGCGTCCTACCGGAGGCTCATGGGTCCCCTCGTCGCGGATGCCGACAGGGTGGCGCAGTTCACGGGGTCAGCGTTGGTGCAGGTGCCGCGGCATCCGATGACGGCACTGCGGTTCGGGTGGAAGGCGCTCGAGCAGGGCTCCATCGACTGGAACACCCGCTTCCGCGAGGACCTCGCACCCGCGATGCTCACGGGTGTCGGCGCGCATGCGATCCGGCCGATGCCGAGCCTCGCGACGGCTGCGGCGTCCCTCTCCCTCGGGGCGTACGCGCACGCCCGCGGCTGGCCAGTGCCGGTCGGCGGGAGCCAGGCCATCACGGATGCACTCGCCGACGATCTTCGAGCGCACGGTGGCACGATCATCACCGACACCGAGGTGGGTTCGCTCGACGAGCTGCCTCCCGCCAAGGCCGTGCTCCTGGACGTCAGCCCGGCCTCGCTCCTGGCCATCGCGGGCGACCGGCTGCCCGCGTCCTATGCGCGTCGACTTGAGCGCTTCCGGTACGGGAATGCCGCGGCGAAGGTCGACTTCGCGCTCTCGGGGCCGGTTCCCTGGGCCAACCCCGACCTTGCCAACGCCGGCACGGTTCACGTCGGCGGTACGCGCGCCGAGATCGCCCGCGCCGAGCACGAGGTGGCTGAGGGTCGGCACAGCACCGATCCCTACGTCCTCGTCGCCCAGCCCTCCGTCGGTGACCCCACTCGCGCGCCCGAGGGAAAGCACGTGCTCTGGGCGTACACGCACGTGCCCGCTGGCTCCACGGTCGACCAGACCGAGGCCGTGACACGGCAGATCGAGAGATTCGCCCCGGGCTTCCGCGATGTCGTGATCGCGTCGGCGAGCAGGACCGCCGTCGATCTCGAGCACGAGAATCCCAACTACGTGGGGGGCGACATTGCGGGGGGAGCGGCGAGCTTCGCGCAACTGATTGCCCGCCCCATCCTCTCGACCGACCCGTGGCGCACCCCCGCCGAGGGCATCTACCTCTGTTCATCGTCCACGCCTCCCGGCCCCGGAGTCCATGGGCTCGCCGGCTACTACGCGGCGCGCAGTGCCCTTCGCGCCACGTTCGGCATCACGGCAGCTCCGCCCCTGGGCCTGGGAAGGTAGACGATGTCCGTCACTGTGCACGAGATGAACTGCGACCCCGAGGATGTCTTCGCGGTGCTCGCCGACGGTTGGGTGTTCCCGACGTGGGTGGTCGGTGCCTCGAGGATGAGGGATGTCGACGACGCCTGGCCCACGGAGGGCAGCAAGCTCCACCACTCCTTCGGCGTCTGGCCGCTGGTCATCAACGACGAGACGACCGTGCACGAGTGGGACCCGCCTCACCGGATGGTCATTCGCCCGGCCGGCTGGCCGCTCGGCGAAGCACTCGTGACGATCGAGGCAAAGCCCCGAGGTGGCGGCTGCGTCGTGCGGATGACCGAAACGGCCGTGCGCGGCCCGAGCACACTCATCCCGAGACCGGTGCTCAACGGGATGCTCCGCGTGCGCAACATCGAGACGCTCCGCAGACTCGGATACGTCGCCGAGGGCGGCAAGACGAAGCGCGAGCGCGAAGGGGAGTAGGCCCCGCACCGCTGAATCCGGGCACAAAAAAAGG encodes the following:
- a CDS encoding NAD(P)/FAD-dependent oxidoreductase, with the protein product MTHEVDAIVVGAGPNGLASAVTLARAGLSVTVYERAATIGGGSRTQELTLPGFHHDVCSAVHPLALASGFFRRFELAKRIDLVVPELSYGHPLDGGRAGLAWRDLDRTVEELGRDGASYRRLMGPLVADADRVAQFTGSALVQVPRHPMTALRFGWKALEQGSIDWNTRFREDLAPAMLTGVGAHAIRPMPSLATAAASLSLGAYAHARGWPVPVGGSQAITDALADDLRAHGGTIITDTEVGSLDELPPAKAVLLDVSPASLLAIAGDRLPASYARRLERFRYGNAAAKVDFALSGPVPWANPDLANAGTVHVGGTRAEIARAEHEVAEGRHSTDPYVLVAQPSVGDPTRAPEGKHVLWAYTHVPAGSTVDQTEAVTRQIERFAPGFRDVVIASASRTAVDLEHENPNYVGGDIAGGAASFAQLIARPILSTDPWRTPAEGIYLCSSSTPPGPGVHGLAGYYAARSALRATFGITAAPPLGLGR
- a CDS encoding SRPBCC family protein, translating into MSVTVHEMNCDPEDVFAVLADGWVFPTWVVGASRMRDVDDAWPTEGSKLHHSFGVWPLVINDETTVHEWDPPHRMVIRPAGWPLGEALVTIEAKPRGGGCVVRMTETAVRGPSTLIPRPVLNGMLRVRNIETLRRLGYVAEGGKTKREREGE
- a CDS encoding Rho termination factor N-terminal domain-containing protein is translated as MPRSNPNPSLKDPELYEKLRDEGNSAQKAARISNAAARDGRSTVGRRGGKAGDYDDWTVEELKSRAREIGISGYSRLRKADLIEALRDS
- a CDS encoding nucleoside deaminase, translating into MTADDPTAVSTVDEGHLREAIAAAWEARQGGNHPFGAVLVTAHGRVIRGLNSVVTERDPTGHAETNLVRLAAAVLDATELRTSTLYTSTEPCAMCAGAIYWAGIGRMVYALPEQALIEIVAVVSDEPTLDLPSRDVFAAGGGTVVVAGPALEREAAEVHEGFWG
- a CDS encoding ATP-dependent DNA ligase, which codes for MGTLTYDSTLAADFDDRTLAHLQIVIGAKLRRNEAFFFSWKDDSAIGDGRSVIWLHPSIPIAFKFFGSRPPSLNREWVDEMLLMANTPAGLQITAEPSSLAANGESA
- a CDS encoding GlsB/YeaQ/YmgE family stress response membrane protein codes for the protein MGIIAWIILGLAAGAIAKAILPGSQGGGWVITLILGIVGALLGGFLGSAIFGVGLEGFFDITTWLLAIGGAIVVLLIYGLVTRGSRRA
- a CDS encoding DNA topoisomerase IB — translated: MRLSQARPYEAPGISRVRRGTSFDYRDPTGASVADAVRKRLDALAIPPAWTDVWIAPSRSAHILAVGLDEAGRRQYIYHPAWREAQDEAKFERALDLAEALPSARRRAARDFAEPPLSHARVLATAFRILDVTAMRIGGEEYATVYGSRGLCTLLRRHATVDGSTVGFAFRAKSKQLASITVRNADLATAVGQLVEGRAPASRLLAWADGRRRRPLHTSDVNTYVRLCAGEQFSAKDFRTLHATAIAAATLPAVTPESEREVQAAIRASVEAAAGMLGNTTTVAKASYIHPLVFEKFQQGQTVGGSKSMTALLALLRS
- a CDS encoding SDR family oxidoreductase, yielding MSATDPRSEHPSDGFDGTPMSQPGLTSETTPTPDHGESSYVGAGKLHGRRALITGGDSGIGRAVAIAFAREGADVAIVHLPEEEEDAASTATLITEAGRRALLIPGDVRDEEFCRRAVELTVAELGGIDILVPNAAYQKSRDSLETLETAEFQRVFETNLYGLLWLAKYSLPHLDAGSSIIVTSSIQAAEPSAGLIDYAMTKAAQVAFVKAMAEELGPRGIRVNAVAPGPIWTPLIPATDWPDKVAEFGQETPLGRPGQPAELAPAYVLLASDDGSYMSGGVIPVTGGRPF
- a CDS encoding flavodoxin family protein, which encodes MVNRDLSVVALVCTLKASPEPSSTQLLTDQLLETFESLGVSGSSVRTVDAGIAPGVTANEGDGDGWPRIRSLILDADILVVATPIWMGHAASEAQRVLERLDAELSTFDDEGRAILAGKVAVVAVVGNEDGAHKAVADISQGLSDVGFTIPSQGATYWVGRAMQTTDYRDLEETPEEVANATLLAATNATHLAGVLKEHPYLPTRPSA